In the Syntrophus aciditrophicus SB genome, AATTGGAATCGCTTACGACATTCTGCGCGCCCTGGATATTCGCAGAGTAGGGCCGGATATCATTTCCTGTCCCACCTGCGGACGCTGTGAGATCGATCTTTTTGGCCTGGTTGAGCAGGTCGAGCACTCCTTGTCCGGAATGAAAGATTACATGAAGATAGCCCTCATGGGATGTGTCGTGAACGGTCCAGGCGAGGCGGCTGAAGCTGATGTCGGCATTGCGGGCGGCAGGGGAATGGGCCTGCTTTTCAAAAAGGGGCAGGTGATCCGTAAGATAAGAGAGGAAGAATTTGTCAAGGCTTTGCTTCAGGAAATACAGGAGATGACAGGGGAATAACTCGTATATTGAAGTGAGCGCCGGGATCGGCAGGGTGTGTGCCCAACCCGAGCGGCTCGCTGTTTTTATCATTTATTAAAAATCAAGGAGGCCAAATGCGATATTCGGAAATGTTCCTGCCTACAGAACGGGAAATACCTTCAGATGCAGAGGTTGTCAGTCACCAGCTCATGCTCAGGGCGGGGATGATCAGAAAATTGTCAGCAGGAATATACTCCTATCTTCCACTTGGTTACCGGGTTCTTCGCAAGGTGGAACAGATTATCAGAGAGGAAATGAACCGGGCGGGCGCTCAGGAAGTATATCTGCCTATGGTTCAGCCGGCGGAACTCTGGCAGGAGTCGGGACGCTGGGAACATTATGGAAAGGAACTTCTGCGCTTCCGGGATCGGCATGATCGGGAGTATTGTCTGGGTCCCACTCATGAAGAAGTCATTACGGATCTGGTCCGTCATGAAATCAAGACGTACCGGCAGCTTCCCAAAAACCTTTACCAGATCCAGACCAAATTCCGGGATGAGATTCGTCCCCGTTTCGGAGTGATGCGCGGTCGGGAATTCGGAATGAAAGACGCGTACAGTTTCGATGCCGATGAAGAAGGAGCAGAAATCAGCTATCAGAAGATGTTTGAAGCCTATAAACGAATCTTCGCCCGCTGCGGTCTTCGCTTTCGTCCAGTCGAAGCGGATTCGGGGACGATTGGAGGAAGCTTTTCCCACGAATTCATGGTGATGGCCGATTCAGGCGAAGACGGACTGGTATTCTGCGCAACATGCTCTTATGCGGCCAACCTGGAAAAGGCAGAGGTCCATCCTCCAGAAAAGATGGAAATCTCCAATGATGAAATGCTGCTGCTGACGGAGGTTCATACGCCCAATGCGCGGACAATTGACGAAGTCTGTGCGTTTCTTAATGTGACGCCGCAGGAGATTGTCAAGACGCTGATTTTCAATGCAGACGGAAATCCTGTAGCTGTTCTGGTTCGCGGAGATGAAGAGGTCAACGAGATCAAGGTCAAGAATTATCTCAAATGCCAGGAGCTTGAACTGGCCATGGATGACATGATTCAGGACGTCACGGGCGCCCCGCGCGGGTTTGCCGGGGCCATCGGCATAAAAAAGGCCAGAATTCTGGCGGATTATTCGCTGCTGAACATGAAAAACGTCGTCATGGGCGCCAACAAAGAAGACTATCACCTGCGGAATGTCAACGAAGGCCGAGATTTCCAGATATCGGCTTTTGCGGATCTGAAGGTTGCCAGGGAAACGGATTCCTGCCCACGCTGCCAGGGGGCGCTTAAATTCGCCAGGGGAATCGAAGTCGGACATGTATTCAAACTGGGAACAAAATACAGCAAGGCCATGGGGGCTTCCTATCTGGATAAAAATGGAAAAGAGCAGATCATGATCATGGGTTGTTACGGGATTGGCACCGGCCGGACCGTGGCGGCCTGCATTGAACAGAACCACGACGAGAACGGCATTGTCTGGCCGATGCCGATCTCCCCTTATCAGGTGATCATCACACCGGTAAACATGAATGATAAGGCCCTCGCCGAGACAGCGGAACGTCTCTATGAAAGTCTGGCCGGCAAGGGCGCGGAAGTGCTTCTCGATGACCGGGACGAACGGGCCGGCGTCAAATTCAAGGATGCAGACCTCATCGGAATACCGATCCGAGTGACGGTCGGGCCCAAAAAACTGGCCGAAGGTAAAGTGGAGGTTCGTTTGCGGGATACAGGCGAGACATCCGATGTCCAGGTGGATTCCGTTGAAAAGATGATCCTTCGCGTCATTGAAGGAAAAATGAGCGAATCATATTTAATCTTTTGAATGTATTGTGAATATCAGAAATATTCGATTCCATACATTCCCATACATCAACAATTGATTGTTATATTATGTATCATTGGCAAAACCGGCTTCATCAGCAATAAAGAAGGGGCTTCATGCTCAGGATTACAGATATCCTCGATAAAACACAGGAATATCTTACTCCCATAGAACAGGAGTTGATTGAAAAGGCCTATATCTTTTCGGCATCCGTCCATCAGGGGCAGGTGCGTCTCTCCGGCGAGCCCTATATGACCCATCCCATGGAGGTTGCAGGCATTCTGTCTGACATGGAACTTGATGCGGCGACTATAGCAACGGGACTTCTGCACGACACCGTGGAAGACACCCTGACAACTCTTGAACAGATCGAAGAGCTCTTTGGGAAAGATGTCGCGTTCCTTGTCGACGGACTGACAAAGATCAGCAAGATTACCTTCAGCAGTCAGGAAGAACGTCAGGCGGAAAATTTTCGCAAGATGATTCTGGCCATGTCAGCGGATATTAGAATTCTCCTTGTGCGTCTGGCGGATCGTATCCACAACATGAGAACCCTCGAGTTTCATACACCTGAAAGACAGAAGTATATAGCAAAAGAAACCATGGAGTTATATGCACCTTTGGCCAATCGTCTGGGCATCTATCGAATGCAGGTTGAACTTGAAGACATTGCGTTCCGTTACCTGGATTACGAATCATACGCAAATCTGTCTCGGCGCATTGCGTTGAAGCGGGAAAAAAGAGATGAGTATACCGAGGAAGTCAAAAGCATAATTCAGGCAAAACTCGATGAGTACGGCATGAAAGGCGTCGTTGAAGGAAGGGCAAAGCATTTCTGGAGTATTCACAAGAAGATGCATGAGCAGAAAATCAATTTTGACGAGGTTTATGATTTGACTGCCTTCCGCATCATTCTGGATTCCGACAAGGAAAAAGATTGTTACGAAGCCCTCAGCATCGTTCATTCTCTGTGGATCCCGGTACCCAGAAGGTTTAAGGATTATATCGCCATGCCGAAGGCGAACAACTATCGTTCACTTCATACGACCGTCATCGGCCCCTATGGCCAGCGGGTGGAAGTCCAAATCCGAACGAGGGAAATGCATGAGTGGGCGGAGGAGGGGATCGCCGCTCATTGGCGATATAAGGAAAAACGATCGCTTCCAGGGGATGACGAGGAACAGATTCGAAAACTTCGCGAGTTGCTGGAAGTTCAGCAGGAGTTGAAGAACCCTCGTGAGTTCATGTCAAATCTCAAACTGGCGTTGTTTCCGGATGAAGTTTATGTTTTTACGCCTGGGGGAGATGTCAGGTCATTCCCCAAAGGGGCCACGCCGATTGATTTTGCCTACAGCATCCATACCGATGTGGGACACCAGTGCATCGGTGCGAAGGTCAATCGGAGTATCGTTCCCCTTAAATATGAACTTAAAAATGGAGATATCGTTGAGATTATCACTCAGGCTGGCCATCATCCCAGCAAAGACTGGCTGAAGCACACGGTAACCTCCAGGGCAAGATCGAAAATCAAGAACTGGGTCAAGGCGGAAGAAAGCAAAAAAAGCATCTCCCTTGGAAAGGATCTTCTGGAAAAAGAGTTCAGAAAACATTCACTTAAATTCAGCTCGATCGTCAAATCTGATGAAATCCGCGATCTCTATAATGAATTATCTGTCAATTCACTGGATGATCTTCTGGCCCTTGTGGGATACGGCCGAGTTTCCGCGAAACGGATCGTTAATTATTTTGTCCACGAAGAGATCGGTGTCAGTGAAAAACCTCCTGACGAAACCATATCCAGGAAAGGTAAAAGAGACGCCTCTCAAGGGATTTCCATAACCGGTATTGAAGATATCATGGTGCGGTTTGCCAAATGCTGTGACCCGATCCCCGGTGATGAGATCGTCGGGTACATATCGAGAGGGCGAGGCGTAGCCATTCATACCGTTGATTGTGAACGGTTGCAGGAACTGGATTCAGAACGGATCATCGATGTCTCCTGGAGTGCAAAAGCCAGTCAGACCTACTCCGTAAATATGGTCGTCACCTGTAAGGACCAGAAAGGTATTCTGGCGGAAATCAGTTCAGCCATTTCATCACTGGATGTCAATATCAGCTCGGCGAGGGTTGAAACCCGAAAGGATGGTCGAGTCATTTGTTTTTTCCGGATCGATGTGACCGGGTTGAGACAGTTGAATGCCCTCACTTCAGCAATCAAACAGCTCAAAGATGTCATTTCTGTGGAGAGGGTTCATCAGACTAAAGAGCAACCCCGGCCATCCGATTAATGTCCCCCACTTATTTATTGACAGGTGTTCGTTTTTTGCTGTATGAGAGGCACACCTCATTGAGCATGATACAGGGAAGACAATCCGGCATATGGTAAATTCGACTTGCAAAAATAAAAGAGCATTCTGTGCGGTTATTCTTCTGTTCGTTTTTTCCCTCCTGCCGTTATCCATCTCACCGGCATACGGAGGTCTGTTTGTGATGATTGATCCCTCCCATGGTGGTCCAGACCGGGGCGTCAAATTTTCTGATGAATTCTATGAAAAAGATGTGACCCTTGCCATTGCCCTGATGATTCAAAAGGAACTCGCGTCGACACCGGCAATCCGTGTTCAGCTTACTCGAGACACAGACAGGGAACTGAATATTCAGGAAAGAGAACAGATCGTTCGCAGGGCGGCTCCTGATGTGTTTATCAGCCTCCACATCAACGCGGGATTTGGGAAAAAGGCATCGGGTTTTGAAATTTATTTTCCCGGATTCAAAGGACAGACGCAGGGCGACTCAGGGGATTCTTCCGTAATCCTGAAAGATATGCAACGGAATAAATACCTTAATGACAGTGTCCGTCTTGCCTATATCCTGCAGAAGAATCTGGAACAGGTGTTTCCGCGGAAGGGCAGGGGGCTCCGAGAAGCACCAGTTCCCATAATTGAAGGCATAGCCAAACCGGCACTGGTTATTGAGCTGGGTTTCGTTTCCAATCCGGAGGACCGGAAAAAGATCACTGAAAGGGATATCCAATCTTCTATTGCCGACGCGATCAGCAGGAGCATAAAAGAACTTTACTGATCACGGGTCTTTTTTTCAGCGTCTCATTCGTAACTTTTATACAGGGGCATCGGAATATTGAGGAAAAATCGTCGTCATGAGGATGAACTTCGGGAAGTGAAAATCACCCGGAATTATTTGAAGCACCCCCAGGGGTCAGTCCTCATTGAAGTCGGGGATACAAAGGTAATCTGTACAGCGGCATTGGAAGCAAAGGTCCCGCCCTTTCTGAGAAATTCAGGAAAAGGTTGGTTGACAGCTGAATATGCGATGCTTCCCATGGCTACCCAGGAACGAAACCAGAGGGAATCTGTGCGGGGCCATATCGGGGGAAGAACTCATGAAATCCAGAGGCTGATTGGCAGATCCCTTCGAGCAGTAACCGATCTGGACAGTTTGGGCGAGAATACCGTCTACATTGACTGTGACGTCATTCAAGCTGATGGGGGAACAAGAACAGCGTCCATCACAGGAAGTTTTGTGGCCTTGGTTGATCTTTTCCGAAAAATGAAGGAAAAGGGCATCTGCGAGACCATGCCGATACGGGATTACGTGTCCGCAGTAAGTGTGGGCGTCGTTGACGGTCAACTCCTGCTTGATTTGGAATACGAAGAGGATTCGCGTGCGGACGTGGATATGAATGTGGTCATGACGGGCGCAGGCGAATTTATTGAAGTGCAGGGAACGGCGGAAAGGGTTCCTTTCGGGCGGGACAGACTGACCGCAATGGTCGAACTGGCTGGAAGAGGAATCAGAAAGTTGACGGAAGTTCAGAGAGAGATCCTGGGAGGACAGATCTGAGAAAAAAAGTCGTTTTCGCATCCCGCAATGAAGGAAAGATCGGGGAAGTACGTGCAATCCTTGAAGGTCTTGATATCGATCTGGTTTCATTGGCAGAGTATGACCATGTCCCAGAGGTCATTGAGGATGGGTCTTCTTTTTTTGAAAATGCTCTGAAGAAAGCAAAAACGATTTCCGAATTTACGGGTGAAACAGCACTGGCTGACGATTCCGGTCTGGAAATCGCTGCCTTGAATGGTCAACCTGGAATTTACTCCTCCCGTTTTGCCGGTGAAGATGCCGACGATGATCGTAACATTGATAAAGTTTTGGATTTATTGGCAAATACTCCCTTGAAGAATAGGACCGCAGCTTTCCGGTGCTCGATAGTTTTGTATTCTCCTGAAGGAAGCTATGAAGCTTTTGAGGGTCGATGGGACGGTCTGATCAGCGAAGCCCGCCAGGGAAGCGGCGGATTCGGTTACGATCCGATATTTTATGTCCCGGAATTCAAAAAAACCGTAGCACAGTTGACGTCACAGGAAAAGAATCGCTTGAGTCACCGGGCAAAAGCCCTTTTCGCACTGAAGGAGAGCTTGCGGACTCGATTGGAACTGAATAAAAGAAGTTTGTAAATCATCCGGGGCGTAGCGCAGCCTGGTAGCGCGCCTGCTTTGGGAGCAGGATGTCGCAGGTTCAAATCCTGCCGCCCCGACCAGTAAAAAAGAAAGGGCTGACGAGAATCGTCAACCCTTTCTTTTTTCCCGCAATGTTTGGTGTCCTGCCTCATCAGGAAATGGACTTTCAGGAAGTTTTTGATATATAGTGATTTTGTGTTCAGGTTAAGTTCAGTACAGAACACTCTCTTTTTTTGATTTCCCAGTCTTCTTAAATTTGTATGGAGAGAAAGGGAAAGATTGGACAGAAGAGGCTTTGAACTTTTGGAAAAAGGAGGTCGAAAATTGAATATCGAAAAATTGTTTTCAATAAAAATCATGGAGGGACGGATCAAGGTTACACCATCGGAAGAGCTGTTATCGATGTCAAGGGATCAACAGATAACTACCCTTGAAAGCGAATTGCGAAAGTATGAATCTAAACTGCAGAACATCAGCAGGCCGCCGGAAGAAAATGAATTCAGCGAAAAGGAGGCCGATAGAAACTCAGATATATATGAAGTTGAATTTATAACTGTTATACTCAAAAACATGATAAAGCAATTCCGGGAATCACATTGGGAGCATCTTAAATTATAAAGATAATAGCGTGTTTCATTGAGTCAATAGAAACTGCTTCCACGAGTCAGTTTGTTCCATCGTTTTACACGGTTTAATTTAGCTGTATCTACCTCCGTTTTTTTTATTATTTCGTTTGAGTCTCCAGATATCTTTTGCCTTTTTCCCACATGCGCATTTTTTGAGTGTTTCTTGAAGTATGCAATGATTCTTTGTTGTCATATTTTGTTTTAAAATTTGTTTTTGACGCATCGAACTATACAATTATTTGGATATTCAAAAAGCAAAAGGACTTAAGCCAGATTGACCAAGTCCTTTATCTTATTGGTGAGCCCTGTCGGGATCGAACCGACAACCTACTGATTAAGAGTCAGTTGCTCTACCAGCTGAGCTAAGGGCCCACTTATTTAATAACGCACAAACTAAGATAATCCAGTTATCAGCAACCGGATTTCTCTTGGAGGCTAAGCTATATATAGATAAAAATTCATGTTGTCAACAAAATATTTCGATACAGAAAAATGGAAAAGTATCATTAATACTGCATTCATGACAACATTAAAATCCTTCGGAGAAAATGCTTGAAGGCTGTTTTCATTATTGATAACATGCACCCCCATTAAACTGGGAAGGACGGAAGCGTGAGGGCGGTTGTTCAACGAGTCGATAAAGCCATTGTTAAAGTAAATGATCGGATTGTTTCCGATATTTCAAAGGGGATGCTTGTTTTCCTCGGCATCGAGAAGGGGGATGACTTCTCCGATGCGGATTTCCTTCTGGAGAAAGTGATTAATTTAAGAATCTTCGAAGATGAAGAGGGAAAGATGAACCGTTCTTTGTCAGACATTTCCGGGGAAATGCTTGTCGTTTCGCAATTTACACTTCTTGGAGATTGCCGAAAGGGCAGGCGGCCATCCTTTACATCCGCGGAAGACCCGGAACGGTCAAATATTCTTTATTCGCATTTCATTAATCAGGCATCGGAACGGATCCCTGTGGTCAAGTCAGGAATATTTCAGGCGATGATGAAGGTCAGTCTGGTCAATGACGGACCGGTAACAATGCTTCTTGACAGTAAAAGGCTTTTTTAAGAAAGAGAGGCTTTTATGACTGAGGATTTAAAAAATGAAATCCCTTCGATAGATATCAGGATAGACAAAGACGGTGTCTGGTACTACAAAGGAAACGAAATGATCCGAAAGGACATTCTGGAGTTGTTCTTTCAGAGTCTGGATATTGACCAGCAGGGAAGATATCTGATCAAGAAAGACCAAGAGACTTTTTATATTGAGGTTGAGGATGTTCCTTTCACGGTCATATCCATAGAACCTGCATCCAATGAAAAAGAGGGAGCCATGAGTTTCAATATCCTTCTTTCTGATCAGAGCGTCGAAAAACTGGATCCGACCACGTTGCGTCAGGGAGAGGAAAACGTTCTTTATTGCTCAATTAAAAACAAACGCTTCGAAGCCCGTTTTACAAGAAAAAGTTATTACCAGCTTGCAGAATATATTCAATATGATAGAGAAAACGATCGTTATTTCATAACCATCAATGACAGTCGTTACAACATTTCATCGAAGTAATACCAAAACCAGTAATGCGTGATGTCTGTGGCGGCTCTATTATTTTTAAAAAAGACGACGAGAGCCGACTGCCATAGTTTATTTTTTCAAATTTGAGCTGCTCAGAAGGGGCTGGAGCCATGAGTCGCTTTTCCTTCCCGGAGGTTTAATATGTTAGATGATCATGTAAGACAAGCATTCACATTTGATGATTTACTGCTTTTACCGTCGGAATCACAAATACTCCCTCGTGATGCAGACCTTTCGACGTGGCTTACGAATCGGATAGCCCTGAAAATACCAATCGTTGCGGCTGCAATGGATACGGTCACAGAGTCTGCCACAGCCATTTGCCTCGCCCGCGAGGGGGGGATCGGTATTATTCACCGCAATATGAGCATTGAAAGGCAGGTCCTTGAAGTCGACAAGGTTAAAAAGTCGGAGAGCGGAATGATTGTCGATCCGATTACCATCGAACCCGAACAGAAAGTCAGTGAAGCCCTTGATTTGATGCATCGCTACAAAATATCCGGTGTCCCCGTGGTTAAAAATAAAAAACTTGTGGGTATTCTGACAAACCGTGATCTGCGCTTCGAAGAGAATCTGCATCAGCCGGTATCAAACGTCATGACCAGGGAAAATCTGGTGACGGTGTCCGCCAACATCTCTCTGGAAGAATCCAAAAGACTGCTTCATAAACATCGGATTGAAAAACTTCTGGTGGTTGATGAATCCTATAACCTGAAAGGCTTGATAACGATCAAGGATATTGAAAAGATCAAAAAATATCCCAATGCCTGTAAAGATTCCCTCGGACGGCTGCGAGCGGGGGCAGCCGTAGGAATCCTGGACCGGGAAGCACGGGTTGACGCCCTGTTGAATGCTGGTGTGGATGTGATTGTAATCGATACCTCTCATGGTCACTCAAAAGGTGTTCTCGACGCAGTGAGGGATACAAAGAGCAATTTCCCCAATTGTGAACTGGTCGCGGGCAATGTAGCCACCGCAGAGGGAGCGCAGGCCCTGATCGACGCGGGTGTCGATGCCGTGAAGGTTGGCGTGGGACCCGGATCCATCTGCACGACGCGCATCATCGCCGGTGTAGGGGTTCCTCAAATCACCGCAATCGCGGACGCATACAGGGTATGTGCCCGCAATAATATCCCGGTTATCGCCGATGGTGGGATAAAATTCTCCGGAGACATCGTTAAAGCGCTCGCCGCGGGAGCCCATTCCGTCATGATCGGCGGTCTTTTCGCGGGAACCGAAGAAAGTCCCGGAGAAACCATCCTGTTTCAGGGGAGAAGTTATAAGGTCTATCGCGGCATGGGATCGCTTGAAGCCATGAAAATGGGCAGTCGGGATCGTTATTACCAGGACGATATAGAAAGCAACCTGAAGCTCGTTCCTGAAGGCATAGAGGGCAGGGTGCCTTTTCGAGGCTCATTGTCCGCAAGTATCCACCAATTGAAAGGCGGAGTCCTGGCCGGCATGGGTTATGTGGGATGCCGGACAATAAAGGAACTGAGGGAGAAAGCGCGCTTCACAAAGATTACATCGGCAGGCCTTCGGGAAAGCCATGTCCATGACGTGATCATTACAAAGGAAGCACCTAATTACTGGCTTGATTGAAAACCAGAACTTTGAAAGTAACATCCGATGAAAATTGAAACGTTTGTTCACCTCCATGTCCATACGCAGTACAGTCTGCTTGACGGCACCATCCGGATCAAGGATCTGATCTCGAAGGCTAAAGAATTCGGAATGCAGGCCGTCGCGATGACGGATCATGGAAATATGTTCGGTACGATTGATTTTTATCAGGCGGCATGCAAAGAAGGAATCAAGCCGATTATCGGTTGCGAACTTTATGTGGCCCCAAAAACCCGTTTCGAAAAAACAGGCGGCAGCATCGGCGATACAGCACGTCACCTTCTCGTATTGGCCAAGGATTATCAGGGCTACCAGAATCTGATGAAATTGTCCTCCCTTGGTTATCTGGATGGATTTTACTACCGTCCCCGGGTAGACAAAGAACTATTAAAGAAATATCACAAAGGACTCATTGCTCTAAGTGCCTGTCTGAATGGGGAGATTGCTAATTATATATTAAAGGATAAGTTTAAGGATGCCTTATTAGCTGCTGAGAATTACAGGCAGATATTTGGTGAGCACAATTTTTATCTGGAGATCATGGAGAACGGCTTGCCCGAACAGAAAACCGCAAACGAAGGATTGCTGGAAATCTCCAGACAGCTTTCGATACCCGTGGCTGCCACCAATGACTGCCATTACCTTAATCGGGAAGACGCAGAATCCCATGAAGTTTTGTTATGTATCCAGACAGGGAAGACACTGGATGACTCCGACCGGATGAGATTTTCAACTGATGCTTTTTATTTCCGGTCGCCGGATGATATGAAGCAGTTGTTTAACTATTGTCCGGAAGCAGTAGAGAATACAAAGGAAATAGCTGATAGATGCAACTTGTCTTTTGAGTTCGGTAAATTTTATCTTCCAAAGTTCGAAGTGAGCAGCGATGAAACTCTGGAAGATCGCCTGGAAAAAGTGGCGATTCAGGGTCTTGCGGAACGAATGCCCCCAATTGTTGACGAAAGAGGGGAGGAAGTCAGGGGAATATACGAAAAGAGACTGGCTGACGAACTGAAGATTATCAAATCTATGGGTTTCGCCGGTTACTTCCTGATTGTTTCCGATTTCGTTTCCTACGCGAAAAGGATGAACATCCCCGTCGGTCCCGGACGTGGTTCAGCAGCCGGCAGTCTTGTTGCTTACGCCTTAACTATTACCGACATCGATCCAATTCGCTACGACCTTTTTTTCGAACGATTTCTGAACCCTGACCGAATCAGCATGCCTGATATCGATATTGATTTCTGCCCCGAGGGGCGCGGCGATATTATTCGCTATGTGACGGAAAAGTATGGAGAAGACAAAGTCTCTCAGATCATCACCTTCGGTAAAATGCAGGCCCGTGCAGTCATTCGTGACGTGGGAAGGGCGCTGAACATTCCTTATGGTGAAGTGGATTCCATTGCCAAACTCGTGCCCAACATACTGAATATATCTCTCGATGATGCTATGGAGATGGAGCCTCGCCTTCAGGAGGCTGCTAAGCGCGATGAAAAAATTCGGAAACTGTTGAAGCTTTCAAAATCACTGGAAGGATTAAACCGCCATGCCTCTGTGCATGCGGCCGGAGTCGTGATCTCGGATGTGCCGCTTGTGGAAAGAGTTCCGCTTTATAAAAGCCCGAAAGATGATGTGACGACGCAGTTTTCCATGAATGATCTGTCAACCGTGGGTTTGACCAAGTTCGATTTTCTGGGCCTGAAAACGCTCACAGTTATAAAAAACGCGCTTTCGTTCATTAAGGAGGGTCTTGGAACAGATCTTGACTTGAAAAATCTGCCACTGAATGATGCCGATACCTTCAAACTGCTCAGCAAGGGCGAAACAGATGGAGTTTTTCAACTTGAAAGTGACGGAATGAAGGAAATTCTCGTCCGTATGAAACCGGATTGCATCGAAGATCTGATTGCATTGATCGCCCTTTACCGTCCCGGTCCCATGAATATGATTCCTGAATTTATCGCCAGGAAACAAGGGAAAACCCCGATCATCTACGAAATTGACCAGTTGGAAGGCATACTGAAAGAAACATACGGCGTTATTCTTTATCAGGAACAGGTCATGCAGATCGCAAGTGTTATTGCTCAATATTCGATGTCTGAAGCGGACACGCTCCGTAAGGTGATGGGCAAAAAAGACACGGCCAAGATGGAGACGGAACGCCCCAAATTTATGGAGGGGGCAAAGGCCAACGGCATTCCGGAGCAGAAAACCAGGAAGATCTGGGAGCAAATGGAAACCTTTGCTTCCTACGGGTTCAATAAGTCGCACAGCACGGCCTATGCTATGGTTACTTATCAGACCGCCTATCTCAAGGCGCACTACCCCGTTGAATTTATGGCTGCGCTGCTGACCAGTGAAAAAGACAACAGGGACAAAATCATCAAATATATTCATGTCTGCAAGGAAATGGGGATTGCGATTCTTCCTCCGGATATTAATGAATCTCAGCGGGATTTCAGCGTAGCTGGAAACCGCATTCGCTTCGGGCTCGCGGCCATCAAAAATGTTGGACTGGGTGCGATCGATGCCATGA is a window encoding:
- a CDS encoding DNA polymerase III subunit alpha; the protein is MKIETFVHLHVHTQYSLLDGTIRIKDLISKAKEFGMQAVAMTDHGNMFGTIDFYQAACKEGIKPIIGCELYVAPKTRFEKTGGSIGDTARHLLVLAKDYQGYQNLMKLSSLGYLDGFYYRPRVDKELLKKYHKGLIALSACLNGEIANYILKDKFKDALLAAENYRQIFGEHNFYLEIMENGLPEQKTANEGLLEISRQLSIPVAATNDCHYLNREDAESHEVLLCIQTGKTLDDSDRMRFSTDAFYFRSPDDMKQLFNYCPEAVENTKEIADRCNLSFEFGKFYLPKFEVSSDETLEDRLEKVAIQGLAERMPPIVDERGEEVRGIYEKRLADELKIIKSMGFAGYFLIVSDFVSYAKRMNIPVGPGRGSAAGSLVAYALTITDIDPIRYDLFFERFLNPDRISMPDIDIDFCPEGRGDIIRYVTEKYGEDKVSQIITFGKMQARAVIRDVGRALNIPYGEVDSIAKLVPNILNISLDDAMEMEPRLQEAAKRDEKIRKLLKLSKSLEGLNRHASVHAAGVVISDVPLVERVPLYKSPKDDVTTQFSMNDLSTVGLTKFDFLGLKTLTVIKNALSFIKEGLGTDLDLKNLPLNDADTFKLLSKGETDGVFQLESDGMKEILVRMKPDCIEDLIALIALYRPGPMNMIPEFIARKQGKTPIIYEIDQLEGILKETYGVILYQEQVMQIASVIAQYSMSEADTLRKVMGKKDTAKMETERPKFMEGAKANGIPEQKTRKIWEQMETFASYGFNKSHSTAYAMVTYQTAYLKAHYPVEFMAALLTSEKDNRDKIIKYIHVCKEMGIAILPPDINESQRDFSVAGNRIRFGLAAIKNVGLGAIDAMISSRQKGGEFLSFEDFCNRTDLKKVNKRVLESLIKCGAFDSTGQRRRQLMSEYENIIEISQKRQKDKASKQASFFDDMEDLGVEEKRSYANSSAAEIQEWDPKELLAHEKEFLGFYVTGHPLEGYASKISMVANTDSAGILEKGDKEPVSLAGIVSGIREVFTRKKEIMAYVSLEDLKGATDVIFFPEIYKKVTDILHGDAPIFVKGILDVAEENVKVIAEEASLLSETEYNPFSSVHFMVDIENNGTSDHLVDRLHQLTKNYKGKYDAYLHLINGSCETKIYLGDKAKLSISPELKREANIILGEGVMIFM
- the guaB gene encoding IMP dehydrogenase; translated protein: MLDDHVRQAFTFDDLLLLPSESQILPRDADLSTWLTNRIALKIPIVAAAMDTVTESATAICLAREGGIGIIHRNMSIERQVLEVDKVKKSESGMIVDPITIEPEQKVSEALDLMHRYKISGVPVVKNKKLVGILTNRDLRFEENLHQPVSNVMTRENLVTVSANISLEESKRLLHKHRIEKLLVVDESYNLKGLITIKDIEKIKKYPNACKDSLGRLRAGAAVGILDREARVDALLNAGVDVIVIDTSHGHSKGVLDAVRDTKSNFPNCELVAGNVATAEGAQALIDAGVDAVKVGVGPGSICTTRIIAGVGVPQITAIADAYRVCARNNIPVIADGGIKFSGDIVKALAAGAHSVMIGGLFAGTEESPGETILFQGRSYKVYRGMGSLEAMKMGSRDRYYQDDIESNLKLVPEGIEGRVPFRGSLSASIHQLKGGVLAGMGYVGCRTIKELREKARFTKITSAGLRESHVHDVIITKEAPNYWLD